From Streptomyces sp. HUAS MG91, the proteins below share one genomic window:
- a CDS encoding NUDIX domain-containing protein, which produces MSATPGRPGVDVPDHRGRTGLDRAGRGLDRNPDVVVRDVELTSQGWHVLRRTTFDHRRRDGRWETQQRETYDRGNGAVVLPYDVERGRVLLTRQFRYPAYVNGHPDGMLVEAAAGLLDGDDPLSAIRRESAEELGVVLGPLTPVAEIYMSPGSVTERLHFYAAPYTPADRTGAGGGLAEEGEDIEVLELPFGDALAMVRDGRIADGKTVLLLQWAALDGPFAVSR; this is translated from the coding sequence GTGAGCGCGACCCCCGGGCGCCCCGGCGTCGACGTCCCCGACCACCGCGGCCGCACCGGACTCGACCGGGCCGGGCGCGGGCTCGACCGCAATCCCGATGTCGTCGTCCGGGACGTGGAGCTGACCTCGCAGGGGTGGCACGTGCTGCGCCGGACCACCTTCGACCACCGGCGCCGCGACGGGCGTTGGGAGACGCAGCAGCGCGAGACGTACGACCGGGGGAACGGCGCGGTCGTCCTGCCCTACGACGTCGAGCGCGGCCGGGTCCTGCTCACCCGGCAGTTCCGCTACCCGGCCTACGTCAACGGCCACCCCGACGGCATGCTCGTCGAGGCGGCGGCCGGGCTCCTCGACGGCGACGACCCGCTCTCGGCGATCCGGCGCGAGAGCGCCGAGGAGCTGGGGGTCGTCCTCGGGCCGCTCACCCCCGTCGCCGAGATCTACATGAGCCCCGGCTCGGTCACCGAGCGGCTGCACTTCTACGCGGCGCCCTACACCCCGGCCGACCGCACCGGCGCCGGTGGCGGTCTCGCCGAGGAGGGGGAGGACATCGAGGTGCTGGAACTGCCCTTCGGCGACGCCCTCGCCATGGTCCGCGACGGGCGCATCGCCGACGGCAAGACCGTCCTGCTGCTGCAATGGGCCGCGCTCGACGGTCCGTTCGCCGTCAGCCGGTGA
- the trxA gene encoding thioredoxin, which yields MAFRDVTDADFDEQVVKAGRPVLVEFTAEWCGPCKQLAPVLRAVAEEERERLDVVAIDVDANPETAVKYGVLSMPTLMVFKDGEPVWSRVGARPKRRLLEELAEAL from the coding sequence ATGGCGTTCCGGGACGTGACCGACGCGGACTTCGACGAGCAGGTCGTCAAGGCCGGCCGGCCGGTGCTGGTGGAGTTCACCGCCGAGTGGTGCGGGCCGTGCAAGCAGCTGGCCCCGGTGCTGCGGGCCGTGGCCGAGGAGGAGCGGGAGCGGCTCGACGTCGTGGCGATCGACGTCGACGCCAATCCGGAGACGGCCGTGAAGTACGGCGTGCTGTCCATGCCGACGCTGATGGTCTTCAAGGACGGCGAGCCCGTGTGGTCGCGGGTCGGCGCCCGGCCGAAGCGGCGCCTGCTGGAGGAATTGGCCGAGGCCCTCTGA
- a CDS encoding MerR family transcriptional regulator — translation MRIGELADRAGVTTRTLRYYESRGLLPARRGGNGYRTYDEDDLRALRQIRTLQDFGFDLEETRPFVECLRAGHPEGDSCPASLAVYRSKLTELDSLIGELSAVRDTVGAQLARAEQAMRTLATEDDSAPRCELRE, via the coding sequence ATGCGCATCGGAGAGCTCGCGGACCGCGCCGGGGTGACCACGCGGACGCTCAGGTACTACGAGTCGCGCGGGCTGCTGCCCGCCCGGCGCGGGGGAAACGGCTACCGGACCTACGACGAGGACGACCTGCGGGCGCTGCGGCAGATCCGCACGCTCCAGGACTTCGGGTTCGACCTGGAGGAGACCCGGCCGTTCGTGGAGTGCCTGCGCGCCGGGCACCCGGAGGGCGACTCGTGTCCGGCGTCGCTCGCCGTGTACCGCAGCAAGCTCACCGAACTCGACTCGCTGATCGGCGAGTTGAGCGCCGTACGGGACACGGTCGGTGCGCAGTTGGCGCGCGCCGAGCAAGCGATGCGGACGCTGGCGACGGAGGACGACTCCGCGCCGCGCTGCGAACTGAGGGAGTGA
- the glgB gene encoding 1,4-alpha-glucan branching enzyme, protein MTPRPTTTPAPVPEDDRTRLLAATHHNPHGVLGAHPAPDGIAFRAWRPYARQVTVRTPQGTHAELHDDGEGFFSGLLPLREVPSGYELEIRYADTTQTVADAYALLPALGELDLHLIGEGRHEQLWTALGARPMTHQGIEGTRFTVWAPNARGIRVVGGFNFWDGAAHSMRSLGSSGIWELFVPGIGEGELYKFEITRPDGSKTTRADPLATRTEVPPANSSIVHASHHTWQDDQWLEHRAARPAHESPFSVYEIHLPSWRPGLTYRQLAEQLPSYVNDLGFTHVELLPVAEHPFGGSWGYQVTGFYAPTARLGTPDDFKHLVDALHRAGIGVLMDWVPAHFPRDDWALAEFDGRPLYEHEDPLRAAHPDWGTLEFDYGRKEVRNFLVANALYWCEEFHIDGLRVDAVASMLYLDYSREEGQWTPNQFGGRENLDAVDFLQEMNATLYRRVPGVVTIAEESTAWDGVTRATHHIGPGGHGGLGFGLKWNMGWMHDSLEYVSHEPVHRKYHHNEMTFSMVYAYSENYVLPISHDEVVHGKRSLVSKMPGDWWQQRANHRAYLGFMWAHPGKQLLFMGQEFAQGAEWSEAHGPDWWLLDPAYGAEPDHRGVRDLVRDLNAVYREAPALWERDTDPSGFEWVAGDAAEDNVFAFLRRAADGSPLLAVSNFSPVVRAEYRLGVPDTVPAWQEVLNTDRGRYGGGDVTNPEPVKPDDVPAHGRPASVRLTLPPLATVWFRPA, encoded by the coding sequence GTGACCCCCCGTCCCACCACGACCCCGGCCCCCGTCCCGGAGGACGACCGCACCAGGCTGCTCGCCGCGACCCACCACAACCCCCACGGAGTGCTCGGCGCCCACCCCGCCCCCGACGGCATCGCGTTCCGGGCCTGGCGCCCCTACGCCCGGCAGGTCACCGTCCGCACCCCGCAGGGCACGCACGCCGAACTCCACGACGACGGCGAGGGGTTCTTCTCGGGCCTGCTCCCGCTCCGCGAGGTCCCGTCCGGGTACGAGCTGGAGATCCGCTACGCCGACACCACCCAGACGGTCGCGGACGCCTACGCCCTGCTCCCGGCCCTCGGCGAACTCGACCTGCACCTCATCGGCGAGGGCCGGCACGAGCAGTTGTGGACCGCGCTCGGCGCCCGCCCCATGACCCACCAGGGCATCGAGGGCACCCGCTTCACGGTCTGGGCGCCGAACGCCCGCGGCATCCGGGTCGTCGGCGGCTTCAACTTCTGGGACGGCGCGGCCCACAGCATGCGCTCGCTCGGCTCGTCCGGCATCTGGGAGCTGTTCGTGCCCGGCATCGGCGAGGGCGAGCTGTACAAGTTCGAGATCACCCGCCCCGACGGCAGCAAGACGACGCGCGCCGACCCGCTCGCCACCCGCACCGAGGTCCCCCCGGCCAACTCCTCGATCGTGCACGCCTCGCACCACACCTGGCAGGACGACCAGTGGCTGGAGCACCGCGCCGCCCGCCCCGCGCACGAGTCCCCGTTCTCGGTCTACGAGATCCACCTGCCGTCCTGGCGCCCCGGCCTCACCTACCGCCAGCTCGCCGAGCAACTGCCGTCATATGTGAACGACTTGGGTTTCACGCACGTGGAGCTGCTGCCCGTGGCCGAGCACCCCTTCGGCGGCTCCTGGGGCTACCAGGTCACCGGCTTCTACGCCCCGACCGCGCGCCTGGGCACCCCCGACGACTTCAAGCACCTGGTCGACGCCCTGCACCGGGCCGGGATCGGCGTCCTGATGGATTGGGTCCCGGCGCACTTCCCGCGCGACGACTGGGCGCTCGCCGAGTTCGACGGCCGGCCGCTGTACGAGCACGAGGACCCGCTGCGCGCCGCGCACCCGGACTGGGGCACCCTGGAGTTCGACTACGGCCGCAAGGAGGTCCGCAACTTCCTGGTGGCGAACGCCCTTTACTGGTGCGAGGAGTTCCACATCGACGGCCTCCGGGTCGACGCCGTTGCCTCGATGCTCTACCTCGACTACTCGCGCGAGGAAGGGCAGTGGACGCCGAACCAGTTCGGCGGCCGGGAGAACCTCGACGCGGTCGACTTCCTCCAGGAGATGAACGCCACCCTGTACCGGCGGGTCCCCGGCGTCGTGACGATCGCCGAGGAGTCCACGGCCTGGGACGGCGTCACCCGCGCCACCCACCACATCGGCCCCGGCGGCCACGGCGGCCTCGGCTTCGGCCTGAAGTGGAACATGGGATGGATGCACGACTCCCTGGAGTACGTGAGCCACGAGCCGGTGCACCGCAAGTACCACCACAACGAGATGACGTTCTCGATGGTGTACGCGTACAGCGAGAACTACGTCCTGCCCATCTCGCACGACGAGGTCGTGCACGGCAAGCGGTCCCTGGTCTCGAAGATGCCCGGCGACTGGTGGCAGCAACGCGCCAACCACCGGGCCTACCTGGGCTTCATGTGGGCCCACCCCGGCAAGCAGCTGCTCTTCATGGGCCAGGAGTTCGCGCAGGGCGCCGAGTGGTCGGAGGCGCACGGCCCGGACTGGTGGCTGCTCGATCCGGCGTACGGGGCCGAACCCGACCATCGCGGCGTGCGCGACCTCGTACGGGATCTGAACGCCGTCTACCGGGAGGCGCCCGCCCTGTGGGAGCGGGACACCGATCCGTCCGGTTTCGAGTGGGTGGCCGGTGACGCGGCGGAGGACAACGTCTTCGCGTTCCTGCGGCGCGCGGCCGACGGCTCGCCGCTTCTCGCGGTCTCCAACTTCTCGCCGGTGGTACGCGCCGAGTACCGGCTCGGCGTGCCGGACACCGTGCCCGCCTGGCAGGAGGTGCTCAACACCGACCGGGGCCGGTACGGCGGCGGTGACGTCACGAACCCGGAGCCGGTGAAGCCGGACGACGTCCCCGCGCACGGCCGCCCGGCCAGCGTGCGGCTGACGCTGCCCCCGCTCGCCACGGTGTGGTTCCGCCCGGCCTGA
- a CDS encoding AAA family ATPase, with product MSSRESAVSEKELQKEQEFIDRLYARVDALRGEAADSVTNALTPVGTGQQARLERDLLVVERSGLLAALNAVDGSLCFGRIDRTDGVAHHIGRLGIREDDTEHTPILIDWRAPVARPFYLATGHTPMGLRRRRHLTTEGRTVTELHDEILDLGDDERTGFEDPSGDAVLLAALNSARTGRMGDIVQTIQAEQDRIIRHDHRGVLVVEGGPGTGKTAVALHRAAFLLYEHRELLAKRAVLIVGPNPAFLSYISEVLPALGETGVLLATVGELFPGVHATAADTPRAAAVKGAVETADALALAVRDRQQLPEPGAPLIIRHEDGDLILDWEIAYEARQAARDTLLPHNLARPHFAFRVIDALTEQLAERIGADPYGGPNFLGADDLAQLGKGVAASAEVHAAIADLWPRLTPEEFVADFLADPVHLPDDAAEAIRREVTGPADWTPGDVPLLDEAAELLGHDDSAERAAAEAARQERIAYAQGVLDLSKGSESYEFEDEDESEVLAAHDIVDADRVADWYEEEDHRSAAERAAADRTWAFGHIIVDEAQELSPMAWRLLMRRSPTRSMTLVGDPVQTSEEAGVGSWADILAPYVEDRFEHTRLGVNYRTPSEIMELAAAVVRAEHPGFEPPSSVRSTGVRPWVRATDDLPAAVAAAVAELTPEEGRLAVIAPRELHADLAAQVPGATAGEAPDLTHTVVLLDPRQAKGLEFDSVLVVEPGRYGTSDLYVALTRATQRLGVLHTGEPPAALG from the coding sequence TTGTCAAGCCGGGAATCCGCTGTATCCGAGAAGGAACTCCAAAAGGAACAGGAATTCATCGACCGTCTCTATGCGCGCGTCGACGCGCTGCGCGGCGAGGCCGCCGACTCGGTCACGAACGCCCTGACGCCGGTCGGCACCGGCCAGCAGGCCCGCCTGGAGCGGGACCTGCTGGTCGTGGAGCGCTCCGGGCTGCTCGCCGCGCTGAACGCGGTCGACGGCTCGCTCTGTTTCGGCCGGATCGACCGGACGGACGGCGTCGCGCACCACATCGGACGGCTGGGAATTCGCGAGGACGACACCGAGCACACGCCGATTCTCATCGACTGGCGTGCGCCGGTGGCCCGCCCCTTCTATCTCGCCACCGGGCACACACCGATGGGGCTGCGCCGGCGCCGCCACCTCACCACCGAGGGGCGGACCGTCACCGAACTGCACGACGAGATCCTCGACCTCGGGGACGACGAGCGCACCGGCTTCGAGGACCCCTCCGGCGACGCCGTGCTGCTCGCCGCGCTGAACTCCGCGCGCACCGGCCGCATGGGCGACATCGTGCAGACCATCCAGGCCGAGCAGGACCGGATCATCCGCCACGACCACCGGGGTGTGCTGGTGGTCGAGGGCGGTCCCGGCACCGGCAAGACCGCCGTCGCCCTGCACCGGGCCGCGTTCCTGCTGTACGAGCACCGGGAGCTGCTCGCCAAGCGGGCGGTGCTGATCGTCGGCCCCAACCCGGCGTTCCTCTCCTACATCTCCGAGGTGCTGCCCGCGCTCGGCGAGACCGGCGTGCTGCTCGCGACCGTCGGCGAGCTGTTCCCGGGCGTCCACGCCACCGCCGCCGACACGCCCCGGGCCGCTGCCGTGAAGGGCGCGGTGGAGACGGCCGACGCCCTCGCCCTCGCGGTGCGCGACCGCCAGCAGCTCCCCGAGCCCGGCGCGCCGCTGATCATCCGGCACGAGGACGGGGACCTGATCCTCGACTGGGAGATCGCCTACGAGGCCCGGCAGGCGGCCCGCGACACCCTGCTCCCGCACAACCTGGCCCGCCCGCACTTCGCGTTCCGCGTCATCGACGCGCTCACCGAGCAGCTCGCCGAGCGGATCGGCGCCGACCCCTACGGCGGGCCGAACTTCCTGGGCGCCGACGACCTCGCCCAGCTCGGCAAGGGCGTCGCCGCGAGCGCCGAGGTGCACGCCGCCATCGCCGACCTGTGGCCGCGGCTCACGCCGGAGGAGTTCGTCGCGGACTTCCTGGCCGACCCCGTCCACCTGCCCGACGACGCGGCCGAGGCCATCCGCCGCGAGGTCACCGGACCCGCCGACTGGACGCCCGGTGACGTGCCGCTGCTCGACGAGGCAGCCGAGCTCCTCGGGCACGACGACTCCGCCGAGCGGGCCGCCGCCGAGGCCGCCCGCCAGGAGCGGATCGCCTACGCGCAGGGCGTCCTCGACCTGTCCAAGGGCTCCGAGTCCTACGAGTTCGAGGACGAGGACGAGTCCGAGGTGCTGGCCGCCCACGACATCGTCGACGCGGACCGGGTCGCCGACTGGTACGAGGAGGAGGACCACCGCAGCGCCGCCGAGCGGGCCGCCGCCGACCGCACCTGGGCGTTCGGCCACATCATCGTCGACGAGGCGCAGGAGCTGAGCCCGATGGCGTGGCGGCTGCTGATGCGCCGCTCGCCCACCCGCTCCATGACGCTGGTCGGCGACCCGGTGCAGACCAGCGAGGAGGCCGGTGTCGGCTCCTGGGCGGACATCCTCGCGCCGTACGTCGAGGACCGCTTCGAGCACACCCGGCTGGGCGTCAACTACCGCACGCCGAGCGAGATCATGGAGCTCGCGGCGGCCGTGGTCCGCGCCGAGCACCCCGGCTTCGAACCGCCGTCGTCCGTCCGCTCGACGGGCGTGCGCCCGTGGGTGCGGGCCACCGACGACCTGCCCGCGGCCGTCGCCGCCGCCGTCGCCGAACTCACCCCCGAGGAGGGCCGCCTCGCCGTGATCGCCCCGCGTGAACTGCACGCGGACCTCGCGGCGCAGGTGCCCGGGGCGACGGCGGGCGAGGCCCCCGACCTGACGCACACGGTCGTCCTGCTCGACCCGCGGCAGGCCAAGGGCCTCGAGTTCGACTCGGTGCTCGTCGTCGAGCCGGGCCGGTACGGGACCAGCGATCTGTACGTGGCGCTGACCCGGGCCACCCAGCGGCTCGGCGTGCTCCACACCGGCGAACCGCCCGCGGCGCTCGGCTAG
- a CDS encoding maltokinase — protein sequence MSEAAGRPAAPAHPTAAAADNPSGLLASLEPHLREWLPRQRWFAGKGRPVTGFTLDSATPLLPGSALLHLLVRAHQPPADDDGPGDRYQLIIGTAELLPQHLAPAAIGTITRGPLAGRTAYEALQDPRQASVLLERLRIPGALGALSFHRGPHGEVPRGLAPRPLQAEQSNSSVVYGDRLIAKFFRRVVAGTNPDLELPLALARAGCDRVPAPVAWFETRTGDMAQTTTLGVLQPFLKGAADGWDLALKHLTNEQDFAGEARQLGRATAEVHTALARALPTVTYSRAQLEQLAGTMIRRLESTAQQVPALLPLVPGLRSAFTALHDLAADGRVRHAQRVHGDLHLGQCLREANGTWRLIDFEGEPSRPLAERRMPHPPHRDIAGMLRSFDYAARSARPWNAAWADSCRSAYCAGYAEVTGDDPRTDPVLLRAYETDKAVYEALYEARHRPDWLPVPLAALTRLAQETPR from the coding sequence ATGTCGGAAGCCGCTGGCCGGCCCGCCGCTCCCGCCCATCCCACCGCCGCCGCGGCGGACAACCCCTCCGGCCTCCTCGCCTCCCTGGAACCGCACTTGCGCGAATGGCTGCCGCGCCAGCGCTGGTTCGCGGGCAAGGGCCGGCCCGTCACCGGCTTCACCCTCGACTCCGCGACCCCGCTGCTGCCCGGCTCCGCCCTGCTGCACCTGCTGGTGCGCGCCCATCAGCCGCCCGCCGACGACGACGGCCCCGGAGACCGCTACCAACTCATCATCGGCACCGCCGAGTTGCTGCCTCAGCATCTCGCCCCCGCGGCGATCGGCACGATCACCCGCGGTCCGCTGGCCGGCCGCACCGCCTACGAGGCCCTCCAGGACCCGCGCCAGGCGTCCGTGCTCCTCGAACGGCTCCGGATACCCGGCGCCCTCGGGGCGCTCAGCTTCCACCGCGGGCCGCACGGCGAGGTCCCGCGCGGCCTCGCACCCCGGCCCTTGCAGGCGGAGCAGTCCAACTCCTCGGTCGTGTACGGGGACCGGCTCATCGCCAAGTTCTTCCGGCGGGTCGTCGCGGGCACCAACCCCGACCTCGAACTGCCCCTCGCGCTGGCCCGTGCGGGCTGCGACCGGGTGCCCGCGCCGGTGGCCTGGTTCGAGACCCGGACCGGCGACATGGCGCAGACCACGACCCTCGGCGTCCTCCAGCCGTTCCTGAAGGGTGCGGCCGACGGCTGGGACCTGGCCCTGAAGCACCTCACCAACGAGCAGGACTTCGCCGGGGAGGCACGGCAGCTGGGCCGCGCCACGGCGGAGGTCCACACGGCCCTGGCGCGGGCCCTGCCCACGGTCACGTACAGCCGCGCACAGCTGGAACAGCTCGCCGGGACGATGATCCGGCGCCTGGAGTCGACGGCCCAGCAGGTCCCGGCGCTGCTCCCGCTCGTCCCCGGCCTGCGCTCCGCCTTCACGGCGCTGCACGACCTCGCCGCCGACGGCCGCGTCCGGCACGCCCAGCGCGTCCACGGCGACCTGCACCTGGGCCAGTGCCTGCGCGAGGCGAACGGGACGTGGCGGCTCATCGACTTCGAGGGCGAACCGTCCCGCCCGCTCGCGGAACGCCGCATGCCGCACCCCCCGCACCGGGACATCGCCGGCATGCTCCGCTCCTTCGACTACGCGGCCCGCAGCGCCCGCCCCTGGAACGCGGCGTGGGCGGACTCCTGCCGGTCCGCGTACTGCGCCGGTTACGCGGAGGTGACCGGCGACGACCCGCGCACCGACCCGGTCCTGCTGCGCGCCTACGAGACGGACAAGGCCGTCTACGAGGCCCTGTACGAGGCCCGCCACCGCCCCGACTGGCTCCCGGTCCCCCTGGCAGCCCTGACCCGCCTGGCACAAGAGACGCCCCGATAG
- a CDS encoding aldo/keto reductase, with translation MNNSDDGTWLLGGDLPVRRIGLGAMRLPGRVAFDNASVADRARSIRVLRRAVGLGVNHIDTAAFYFSARRSANELIGAALAPYPDDLVIATKVGPRRDRAGEWAEWARPDELRGDVEENLRQLGRDRLDVVNMRVNERTSPLIAEYVGELARLRDAGLIRHIGVSGVDVAALDAARKEAPVVCVQNPFGLGRTRPGDAELLRACAESGIAFVPFFAIAGGGGHEGTAGNTAEVAALSEIAAAHGATPAQIRLAWTLHQGPHVLAIPGTGDPDHVAQNVAAGAIRLTPQEVRALGTVTG, from the coding sequence ATGAACAACAGCGACGACGGCACCTGGCTCCTCGGCGGCGACCTCCCCGTCCGCCGCATCGGCCTCGGGGCGATGCGTCTTCCGGGGCGCGTCGCCTTCGACAACGCGTCCGTCGCCGACCGCGCGCGGTCGATCCGCGTGCTGCGCCGCGCTGTCGGCCTCGGCGTGAACCACATCGACACGGCCGCCTTCTACTTCTCCGCCCGCCGCTCGGCCAACGAACTGATCGGCGCGGCCCTCGCCCCCTACCCCGACGACCTGGTCATCGCCACGAAGGTCGGCCCGCGCCGCGACCGCGCCGGAGAGTGGGCGGAGTGGGCCCGCCCCGACGAGCTGCGCGGCGACGTCGAGGAGAACCTGCGCCAGCTGGGCCGCGACCGCCTCGACGTCGTCAACATGCGGGTGAACGAGCGGACTTCACCGCTGATCGCGGAGTACGTGGGTGAGCTGGCGCGGCTGCGGGACGCGGGCCTGATCCGGCACATCGGGGTGTCGGGCGTGGACGTGGCGGCCCTCGACGCGGCGCGGAAGGAGGCGCCGGTCGTGTGCGTGCAGAACCCGTTCGGCCTGGGCCGGACCCGGCCGGGCGACGCCGAACTCCTGCGCGCCTGCGCCGAGTCGGGCATCGCCTTCGTGCCGTTCTTCGCGATCGCGGGCGGCGGCGGGCACGAGGGCACGGCCGGGAACACGGCCGAGGTCGCGGCGCTGTCGGAGATCGCCGCCGCCCACGGCGCGACGCCCGCCCAGATCCGGCTCGCCTGGACCCTGCACCAGGGCCCGCACGTGCTGGCCATCCCCGGCACCGGCGACCCGGATCACGTCGCCCAGAACGTGGCGGCGGGCGCGATCCGGCTCACACCGCAGGAGGTACGGGCACTGGGCACCGTCACCGGCTGA